One region of Lampris incognitus isolate fLamInc1 chromosome 4, fLamInc1.hap2, whole genome shotgun sequence genomic DNA includes:
- the kiaa0895l gene encoding microtubule-associated tyrosine carboxypeptidase isoform X2, with protein sequence MVLDPGGGCMDRIGRNSGGDLLETEDGARPPSASAAKKPQAAPANFSPSSNPQATPTNFSPSSNAQATPTNFSPSSNPQATPANFSPSSNAQATPANFTPSSNPQATPTNFTPSSNPQATPSNFSPSSNAQATPANFTPSSNPQATPTNFTPSSNPQATPSNFSPSSNPQATPTNFTPASNPQATPANFTPSSNPQATPANSSPASNPQATPTNSSPASAPQTTPIKSSPTATPRTTPIKSSPPSTPRATLINASPSKPRAIATNSKPASKLQATPTNNSGPVTKKHVTPTTNSSPASKLQAKVPGVQTQTGQVSHNGPAFHPEPSGCRAAPAVERRSLKGGTNPRPLLRRPLSLEITPQRQLADGRVLQPPWRSGAAAPSPPARSLTSPSLGSGGWMRRSGSTCSVNFPLRAKGQIRPATSLPHIARAAGNPSLPSSPRPCLLVALRPLNLEQEKEAFFRADYKYEPQFEYAQPEPSAVLEKYKEGSALFLDQAVGIMECVLSRFGSYENFEEVTGGSVLPKSRVWAAVRKYLQKEGCVGEVVVCLSEELLSQAVMMVESCRPTLTINLAGARQHWLEGMLRHEIGTHYLRGVNNSLQPWATATGRKQFGLKPANPTEEGLASLHSVLLRKQPYLWRAALLYYTVYHAASMSFSKLFSHIGRFVHDPAVRWEYCLRAKRGQTDTSKPGCFSKDQVYLDGILRILRHRRTIDFKMLTSLGKVSYEDVERLRHAAVLRRARIPHFMQDQERYLQHLDHIVTINQLDDAELQHLLP encoded by the exons ATGGTTCTGGACCCAGGTGGGGGCTGTATGGATCGGATTGGGAGGAACAGCGGAGGGGATCTGCTGGAGACGGAAGACGGAGCGCGTCCACCCTCAGCCAGCGCCGCCAAGAAACCGCAGGCTGCACCCGCCAACTTTAGTCCCTCCTCCAACCCTCAAGCCACACCCACCAACTTTAGTCCCTCCTCCAACGCTCAAGCCACACCCACTAACTTTAGTCCCTCCTCTAACCCTCAAGCCACACCTGCCAACTTTAGTCCCTCCTCCAACGCTCAAGCCACACCCGCAAACTTTACTCCCTCCTCCAACCCTCAAGCCACACCCACCAACTTTACTCCCTCCTCCAACCCTCAAGCCACACCCTCCAACTTTAGTCCCTCCTCCAACGCTCAAGCCACACCCGCAAACTTTACTCCCTCCTCCAACCCTCAAGCCACACCCACCAACTTTACTCCCTCCTCCAACCCTCAAGCCACACCCTCCAACTTTAGTCCCTCCTCCAACCCTCAAGCCACTCCCACCAACTTTACTCCCGCCTCCAACCCTCAAGCCACACCCGCAAACTTTACTCCCTCCTCCAACCCTCAAGCCACACCTGCAAACTCTAGTCCCGCCTCCAACCCACAAGCCACACCCACAAACTCTAGTCCCGCCTCCGCCCCTCAAACCACACCCATCAAATCTAGTCCCACCGCCACACCTCGAACCACACCCATCAAATCTAGCCCCCCCTCCACACCTCGAGCCACACTCATCAACGCTAGTCCCTCCAAACCCCGAGCCATAGCCACCAACTCTAAACCGGCCTCCAAACTGCAGGCCACACCCACCAACAACTCTGGTCCTGTCACAAAAAAGCATGTCACGCCCACCACCAACTCTAGCCCCGCCTCCAAACTACAAGCCAAAGTCCCCGGTGTCCAGACCCAGACGGGGCAGGTTTCCCACAACGGACCTGCGTTCCATCCCGAACCCTCTGGCTGCCGTGCGGCCCCTGCGGTGGAGCGGAGGTCATTAAAAGGCGGGACGAACCCGAGACCGCTGCTCCGTCGCCCTCTGAGCCTGGAGATTACCCCACAGCGCCAGCTTGCGGACGGGCGTGTCTTGCAGCCGCCCTGGCGCAGTGGAGCcgccgccccctccccccccgcccgCAGCTTAACCAGCCCCAGCCTGGGCAGCGGGGGATGGATGCGTCGCAGTGGGAGCACCTGCTCTGTAAACTTCCCCCTGAGGGCCAAAGGTCAAATACGACCCGCCACATCACTGCCACATATCGCTAGGGCTGCTGGGAACCCCTCACTGCCCTCCTCCCCCCGGCCCTGTTTGCTGGTGGCCCTGCGGCCCCTGAACCTGGAGCAGGAGAAGGAGGCATTTTTCCGCGCAGACTACAAGTACGAGCCTCAGTTTGAGTACGCCCAGCCGGAGCCCAGCGCCGTGCTGGAAAAATACAAGGAGGGCTCAGCTCTCTTCCTGGACCAG gCAGTGGGAATCATGGAGTGTGTCCTCAGCAGATTTGGCTCCTATGAGAACTTCGAGGAGGTGACGGGAGGGAGCGTTCTCCCTAAAAGTCGGGTGTGGGCAGCGGTGAGGAAATACCTGCAGAAGGAGGGCTGTGTGGGCGAG gTGGTGGTGTGTCTGTCTGAGGAGCTTCTTTCTCAGGCTGTGATGATGGTGGAAAGCTGCCGGCCAACTCTCACCATAAACCTGGCCGGGGCTCGACAGCACTGGCTGGAAGGGATGCTGAGACATGAAATAG GCACTCACTATCTACGCGGGGTGAACAACAGTCTGCAGCCGTGGGCCACCGCCACCGGCAGGAAGCAGTTTGGACTCAAACCGGCCAATCCCACGGAGGAAGGCCTGGCCAGCCTGCACAGCGTGTTGCTACGAAAACAGCCCTACCTTTGGCGTGCCGCTCTGCTGTACTACACCGTCTACCACGCCGCCAGCATGAGCTTCAGCAAGCTCTTCTCTCACATAGGTCGCTTCGTCCACGACCCTGCCGTGCGCTGGGAGTACTGCCTCCGCGCCAAGAGGGGGCAGACTGACACCTCAAAGCCAG GCTGCTTCAGTAAAGACCAGGTCTATTTGGACGGAATCCTGCGGATCCTACGACATCGGAGAACCATCGACTTCAAGATGCTGACCTCTCTCGGCAAG GTGTCCTACGAGGACGTGGAGCGGCTGCGGCACGCGGCGGTGCTTCGCAGGGCCCGGATTCCTCACTTCATGCAGGATCAGGAACGCTACCTGCAACATCTGGACCACATCGTCACCATCAACCAGCTGGATGACGCTGAGCTGCAGCATCTTCTACCGTGA
- the kiaa0895l gene encoding uncharacterized protein DKFZp434B061 isoform X1 — protein MVLDPGGGCMDRIGRNSGGDLLETEDGARPPSASAAKKPQAAPANFSPSSNPQATPTNFSPSSNAQATPTNFSPSSNPQATPANFSPSSNAQATPANFTPSSNPQATPTNFTPSSNPQATPSNFSPSSNAQATPANFTPSSNPQATPTNFTPSSNPQATPSNFSPSSNPQATPTNFTPASNPQATPANFTPSSNPQATPANSSPASNPQATPTNSSPASAPQTTPIKSSPTATPRTTPIKSSPPSTPRATLINASPSKPRAIATNSKPASKLQATPTNNSGPVTKKHVTPTTNSSPASKLQAKVPGVQTQTGQVSHNGPAFHPEPSGCRAAPAVERRSLKGGTNPRPLLRRPLSLEITPQRQLADGRVLQPPWRSGAAAPSPPARSLTSPSLGSGGWMRRSGSTCSVNFPLRAKGQIRPATSLPHIARAAGNPSLPSSPRPCLLVALRPLNLEQEKEAFFRADYKYEPQFEYAQPEPSAVLEKYKEGSALFLDQAVGIMECVLSRFGSYENFEEVTGGSVLPKSRVWAAVRKYLQKEGCVGEVVVCLSEELLSQAVMMVESCRPTLTINLAGARQHWLEGMLRHEIGTHYLRGVNNSLQPWATATGRKQFGLKPANPTEEGLASLHSVLLRKQPYLWRAALLYYTVYHAASMSFSKLFSHIGRFVHDPAVRWEYCLRAKRGQTDTSKPGCFSKDQVYLDGILRILRHRRTIDFKMLTSLGKVVTFPLPTVPLPGVLRGRGAAAARGGASQGPDSSLHAGSGTLPATSGPHRHHQPAG, from the exons ATGGTTCTGGACCCAGGTGGGGGCTGTATGGATCGGATTGGGAGGAACAGCGGAGGGGATCTGCTGGAGACGGAAGACGGAGCGCGTCCACCCTCAGCCAGCGCCGCCAAGAAACCGCAGGCTGCACCCGCCAACTTTAGTCCCTCCTCCAACCCTCAAGCCACACCCACCAACTTTAGTCCCTCCTCCAACGCTCAAGCCACACCCACTAACTTTAGTCCCTCCTCTAACCCTCAAGCCACACCTGCCAACTTTAGTCCCTCCTCCAACGCTCAAGCCACACCCGCAAACTTTACTCCCTCCTCCAACCCTCAAGCCACACCCACCAACTTTACTCCCTCCTCCAACCCTCAAGCCACACCCTCCAACTTTAGTCCCTCCTCCAACGCTCAAGCCACACCCGCAAACTTTACTCCCTCCTCCAACCCTCAAGCCACACCCACCAACTTTACTCCCTCCTCCAACCCTCAAGCCACACCCTCCAACTTTAGTCCCTCCTCCAACCCTCAAGCCACTCCCACCAACTTTACTCCCGCCTCCAACCCTCAAGCCACACCCGCAAACTTTACTCCCTCCTCCAACCCTCAAGCCACACCTGCAAACTCTAGTCCCGCCTCCAACCCACAAGCCACACCCACAAACTCTAGTCCCGCCTCCGCCCCTCAAACCACACCCATCAAATCTAGTCCCACCGCCACACCTCGAACCACACCCATCAAATCTAGCCCCCCCTCCACACCTCGAGCCACACTCATCAACGCTAGTCCCTCCAAACCCCGAGCCATAGCCACCAACTCTAAACCGGCCTCCAAACTGCAGGCCACACCCACCAACAACTCTGGTCCTGTCACAAAAAAGCATGTCACGCCCACCACCAACTCTAGCCCCGCCTCCAAACTACAAGCCAAAGTCCCCGGTGTCCAGACCCAGACGGGGCAGGTTTCCCACAACGGACCTGCGTTCCATCCCGAACCCTCTGGCTGCCGTGCGGCCCCTGCGGTGGAGCGGAGGTCATTAAAAGGCGGGACGAACCCGAGACCGCTGCTCCGTCGCCCTCTGAGCCTGGAGATTACCCCACAGCGCCAGCTTGCGGACGGGCGTGTCTTGCAGCCGCCCTGGCGCAGTGGAGCcgccgccccctccccccccgcccgCAGCTTAACCAGCCCCAGCCTGGGCAGCGGGGGATGGATGCGTCGCAGTGGGAGCACCTGCTCTGTAAACTTCCCCCTGAGGGCCAAAGGTCAAATACGACCCGCCACATCACTGCCACATATCGCTAGGGCTGCTGGGAACCCCTCACTGCCCTCCTCCCCCCGGCCCTGTTTGCTGGTGGCCCTGCGGCCCCTGAACCTGGAGCAGGAGAAGGAGGCATTTTTCCGCGCAGACTACAAGTACGAGCCTCAGTTTGAGTACGCCCAGCCGGAGCCCAGCGCCGTGCTGGAAAAATACAAGGAGGGCTCAGCTCTCTTCCTGGACCAG gCAGTGGGAATCATGGAGTGTGTCCTCAGCAGATTTGGCTCCTATGAGAACTTCGAGGAGGTGACGGGAGGGAGCGTTCTCCCTAAAAGTCGGGTGTGGGCAGCGGTGAGGAAATACCTGCAGAAGGAGGGCTGTGTGGGCGAG gTGGTGGTGTGTCTGTCTGAGGAGCTTCTTTCTCAGGCTGTGATGATGGTGGAAAGCTGCCGGCCAACTCTCACCATAAACCTGGCCGGGGCTCGACAGCACTGGCTGGAAGGGATGCTGAGACATGAAATAG GCACTCACTATCTACGCGGGGTGAACAACAGTCTGCAGCCGTGGGCCACCGCCACCGGCAGGAAGCAGTTTGGACTCAAACCGGCCAATCCCACGGAGGAAGGCCTGGCCAGCCTGCACAGCGTGTTGCTACGAAAACAGCCCTACCTTTGGCGTGCCGCTCTGCTGTACTACACCGTCTACCACGCCGCCAGCATGAGCTTCAGCAAGCTCTTCTCTCACATAGGTCGCTTCGTCCACGACCCTGCCGTGCGCTGGGAGTACTGCCTCCGCGCCAAGAGGGGGCAGACTGACACCTCAAAGCCAG GCTGCTTCAGTAAAGACCAGGTCTATTTGGACGGAATCCTGCGGATCCTACGACATCGGAGAACCATCGACTTCAAGATGCTGACCTCTCTCGGCAAG GTTGTGACCTTTCCCCTCCCCACCGTTCCCCTCCCAGGTGTCCTACGAGGACGTGGAGCGGCTGCGGCACGCGGCGGTGCTTCGCAGGGCCCGGATTCCTCACTTCATGCAGGATCAGGAACGCTACCTGCAACATCTGGACCACATCGTCACCATCAACCAGCTGGATGA